The Streptomyces sp. NBC_00691 genome has a segment encoding these proteins:
- a CDS encoding ScbA/BarX family gamma-butyrolactone biosynthesis protein has translation MDRNGRGTAAHVPGEFVHRADPADIIPTGWTQLRENRFSVSARWPASHPFFAPVAGDRHDPVLVAETIRQTTMLIAHAEFGVPVDDQFVMWGLSYRADPEALTVDGLSSDVTVDVICSDLSSRGGRLRDLRTTLVLTRDGRFLGTGTAQARCTSALAYRRIRGERMAALGRPVPLIPEVAPHLVGREDAKDVVLSPGNRPDQWQLRINTAHATLFRRPNDHVPGMVLLEAARQAATATIGSGTFLPTVMDVSFSRYAELDSPCWIETETVPGADPSTTTVRIAGRQDGHSVFQCTLTSPFRELAVAGAGAGSRLAG, from the coding sequence ATGGATCGGAACGGACGAGGAACGGCTGCACACGTCCCCGGGGAGTTCGTTCACCGGGCGGATCCCGCGGACATCATCCCCACGGGGTGGACTCAATTGCGGGAGAATCGGTTCTCCGTCTCTGCCCGCTGGCCTGCCTCACATCCCTTCTTCGCTCCTGTGGCAGGGGACCGTCACGACCCCGTATTGGTGGCCGAGACGATACGCCAGACCACCATGCTGATCGCTCACGCCGAGTTCGGGGTACCCGTGGACGACCAGTTCGTCATGTGGGGCCTCTCCTACCGGGCCGATCCCGAGGCGCTCACCGTCGACGGACTCTCCTCCGACGTGACCGTCGACGTCATCTGCTCCGACCTCAGCAGCCGTGGCGGCCGCCTCCGTGACCTGCGCACCACCCTCGTGCTCACCCGCGACGGCCGGTTCCTCGGCACCGGCACGGCCCAGGCGCGCTGCACCTCCGCCCTCGCGTACCGCAGGATCAGGGGCGAGCGGATGGCGGCGCTCGGCCGGCCCGTCCCGCTGATCCCCGAGGTCGCTCCGCACCTGGTGGGCCGCGAGGACGCCAAGGACGTCGTCCTGAGCCCGGGCAACCGCCCCGACCAGTGGCAGCTGCGGATCAACACCGCCCACGCCACCCTCTTCCGGCGCCCCAACGACCACGTGCCCGGCATGGTGCTCCTCGAAGCGGCCCGGCAGGCTGCGACGGCGACGATCGGCAGCGGGACCTTCCTGCCCACCGTGATGGACGTCTCCTTCTCCCGCTACGCCGAACTCGACAGCCCCTGCTGGATCGAGACGGAGACCGTGCCCGGCGCCGACCCGTCGACGACCACCGTCCGGATCGCCGGCCGGCAGGACGGCCACTCCGTCTTCCAGTGCACCCTCACCTCCCCGTTCCGCGAACTGGCGGTGGCCGGGGCCGGCGCCGGCAGCCGGCTGGCGGGCTGA
- a CDS encoding NAD-dependent epimerase/dehydratase family protein, with translation MSTMAPHLLITGATGFIGSRVSAAAASAEDPPRVRLLARRPQGAPGEPPAGPEPETVLGDLRDPGSLRHACEGIDVLIHCASAIGGDAELARAVNDEGTRALVDAALAAGVTRIVSLSTASVHGRGPFRAAAPGSLPLAPVSETSRTRAAGERYVLDAGGTVLRPHLVYGTGDRQLIPGVVRLLAALPAPLDGGASLHSLIDVDSLAGVLLGAALSSATRPGPYYVQHPEPVPVRTLLAAAEDLLTHRTGRSRGPAVDIAEARALLAGVPFAQHHLDMLATDHWFADDRPWRELGRDPGPGFAAGFADHLPWYRSLLDGS, from the coding sequence ATGAGCACGATGGCACCCCACCTCCTGATCACCGGCGCGACCGGCTTCATCGGCAGCCGGGTCAGCGCGGCCGCGGCGTCGGCCGAGGACCCCCCGCGCGTGCGTCTGCTGGCCCGCCGCCCGCAAGGCGCCCCGGGAGAGCCGCCGGCGGGACCGGAACCCGAGACCGTCCTGGGCGACCTCCGCGACCCCGGCTCGCTGCGCCACGCCTGCGAAGGGATCGACGTACTGATCCACTGCGCCTCGGCGATCGGCGGAGACGCGGAACTGGCCCGCGCGGTCAACGACGAGGGCACCCGCGCACTGGTCGACGCCGCCCTGGCCGCCGGGGTGACCCGGATCGTCTCCCTGAGCACCGCGTCCGTCCACGGCCGCGGCCCCTTCCGGGCCGCCGCCCCCGGCAGTCTGCCGCTCGCCCCCGTCTCGGAGACCAGCCGCACCAGGGCCGCCGGCGAGCGGTACGTCCTGGACGCGGGCGGGACCGTGCTGCGCCCGCACCTCGTGTACGGCACCGGCGACCGGCAGCTGATCCCCGGCGTGGTCCGGCTCCTCGCCGCCCTGCCGGCGCCGCTCGACGGGGGAGCGTCCCTGCACTCCCTGATCGACGTGGACAGTCTGGCGGGCGTCCTGCTCGGGGCCGCGCTCTCCTCCGCGACACGACCGGGTCCGTACTACGTCCAGCACCCCGAGCCGGTGCCGGTCCGCACGCTGCTCGCCGCCGCCGAGGACCTGCTCACCCACCGGACGGGGAGGAGCCGGGGACCGGCGGTCGACATCGCCGAGGCCCGCGCGCTGCTCGCCGGCGTCCCGTTCGCGCAGCACCACCTGGACATGCTCGCGACCGACCACTGGTTCGCCGACGACCGCCCCTGGCGGGAGCTCGGCCGCGACCCCGGGCCGGGCTTCGCCGCGGGCTTCGCCGACCATCTGCCCTGGTACCGGAGTCTCCTGGACGGTTCCTGA
- a CDS encoding ScbR family autoregulator-binding transcription factor yields the protein MTKQERAARTREALIRSAAEEFDRHGYTLAKLSAISTGAGVSPGALHFHFENKPAVAAAVEHEASTALRRAARVVHRQGSDALQNLTDTTHALARLLREDVVVRAGYRLSCSRGCRTDLNLRQEWQSCVQQRLAEAADEGLLATGHGGQQDLVRTVVAATVGLEALCRDNGEWLSPDTVTGLWRTLLPMLAAPGALDALDPAGSPAVPAARTPVV from the coding sequence GTGACCAAACAGGAACGGGCCGCACGGACCCGCGAGGCGTTGATCAGGTCGGCGGCCGAGGAGTTCGACCGGCACGGCTACACCCTGGCCAAGCTGTCGGCGATCAGCACGGGCGCGGGAGTGAGCCCCGGCGCGCTCCACTTCCACTTCGAGAACAAGCCCGCGGTGGCCGCCGCCGTCGAGCACGAGGCGTCCACCGCCCTGCGCAGGGCGGCCCGCGTCGTCCACCGGCAGGGGTCCGACGCCCTGCAGAACCTCACCGACACCACGCACGCCCTGGCCCGGCTGCTCCGTGAGGACGTCGTCGTCCGCGCGGGCTACCGGCTCAGTTGCTCCCGGGGCTGCCGCACCGACCTGAATCTGCGCCAGGAGTGGCAGAGCTGCGTCCAGCAGCGGCTCGCCGAGGCGGCCGACGAGGGCCTGCTCGCCACCGGCCACGGCGGCCAGCAGGACCTCGTCCGCACGGTGGTGGCCGCCACCGTCGGACTCGAGGCGCTGTGCCGTGACAACGGCGAGTGGCTGTCGCCCGACACCGTCACCGGCTTGTGGCGGACGCTCCTGCCGATGCTGGCCGCTCCCGGGGCGCTCGACGCCCTGGATCCGGCGGGCAGCCCGGCCGTGCCCGCCGCCCGCACTCCGGTCGTCTGA
- a CDS encoding vanadium-dependent haloperoxidase, whose translation MSHRPAAPASTTTPAARTALTRRRVLTTSAAAAGALALPGTAAWAVPTSFEAETRTGRRRPGAVADPSVVVRWNQAAMDAILGRYQAAGNRFGPATVNARALAIIHNAIYDAWACYDHCAVGTRFGGALRRPRSERTLDNKNEAISYAAHLALLDLYPEYKVAIDNMLRSLGHDPEITDPRRNSPAWIGRRTAQAVLEYRHADGANQLGTPAYSDTTGYQPRNTPQIAGAFDPSTVTDPAHWTPLIVGGKTQRYLTPQFAVMQPFALSRPDQFTVPAPPAYPTVRMTAAIEELLDISANLTDEQKAIAEFWLNDDVTPPGAQQMWGRYVSARDGYGVDEDAQIFFGLNMAECDAAIGSWAVKAQYDFARPSTLIPYDRRGQQIRSWGGPGQGSVTMDGVDWQAYVAVPPFPATVSGHSTFSGAAAEFLRRFTGSDSFGDSYRFKAGASTVEPGLTPRTDVVLHWPTFSEAARQAGISRVYGGMHWSFDNEPGIEMGHRIGKVVHRQAMRYFGGTHR comes from the coding sequence ATGTCCCACCGACCCGCCGCTCCCGCCTCCACCACGACCCCCGCGGCCCGTACCGCCCTCACCCGGCGCCGGGTGCTCACCACGTCGGCCGCCGCGGCGGGGGCGCTCGCCCTGCCCGGCACCGCCGCGTGGGCCGTGCCCACCAGCTTCGAGGCGGAGACGCGCACCGGCCGCCGCCGGCCCGGTGCCGTGGCCGACCCCAGCGTCGTCGTCCGCTGGAACCAGGCCGCGATGGACGCGATCCTCGGCCGCTACCAGGCCGCCGGCAACCGCTTCGGCCCCGCCACCGTGAACGCCCGGGCCCTCGCGATCATCCACAACGCCATCTACGACGCCTGGGCCTGCTACGACCACTGTGCCGTCGGCACCCGCTTCGGCGGCGCCCTGCGCCGGCCCCGCTCCGAGCGCACCCTCGACAACAAGAACGAGGCCATCAGCTACGCGGCCCACCTCGCCCTGCTCGACCTGTACCCCGAGTACAAGGTCGCCATCGACAACATGCTCCGCAGCCTCGGCCACGACCCCGAGATCACCGACCCCCGCCGCAACAGCCCCGCCTGGATCGGCCGCCGCACCGCGCAGGCCGTCCTCGAGTACCGCCACGCCGACGGCGCCAACCAGCTCGGCACCCCGGCCTACTCGGACACCACCGGCTACCAGCCGCGCAACACCCCGCAGATCGCCGGGGCCTTCGACCCGTCCACGGTCACGGACCCGGCCCACTGGACCCCGCTGATCGTCGGCGGCAAGACGCAGCGCTACCTCACCCCGCAGTTCGCGGTGATGCAGCCCTTCGCCCTGTCCCGCCCCGACCAGTTCACGGTCCCCGCGCCGCCCGCGTACCCCACCGTCCGGATGACGGCCGCGATCGAGGAACTCCTCGACATCAGCGCCAACCTGACGGACGAGCAGAAGGCCATCGCCGAGTTCTGGCTCAACGACGACGTCACCCCGCCCGGCGCGCAGCAGATGTGGGGCCGCTACGTCTCCGCCCGCGACGGCTACGGCGTCGACGAGGACGCGCAGATATTCTTCGGCCTCAACATGGCCGAGTGCGACGCCGCCATCGGCTCCTGGGCCGTCAAGGCCCAGTACGACTTCGCGCGCCCCTCGACCCTCATCCCGTACGACCGGCGCGGTCAGCAGATCCGCTCCTGGGGCGGCCCCGGCCAGGGCAGCGTCACCATGGACGGCGTCGACTGGCAGGCGTACGTGGCCGTTCCGCCCTTCCCGGCCACCGTCTCCGGGCACAGCACCTTCTCCGGCGCCGCCGCCGAGTTCCTGCGCCGGTTCACCGGCTCCGACTCCTTCGGCGACTCGTACCGCTTCAAGGCGGGCGCCTCCACCGTCGAGCCCGGCCTGACCCCGCGCACGGACGTCGTCCTGCACTGGCCCACCTTCAGCGAGGCAGCCCGGCAGGCCGGCATCTCCCGGGTCTACGGCGGCATGCACTGGAGCTTCGACAACGAGCCCGGCATCGAGATGGGCCACCGCATCGGCAAGGTCGTCCACCGGCAGGCGATGCGCTACTTCGGCGGCACCCACCGCTGA